Proteins encoded by one window of Lepeophtheirus salmonis chromosome 10, UVic_Lsal_1.4, whole genome shotgun sequence:
- the LOC121125299 gene encoding zinc metalloproteinase nas-6 produces the protein MIHILSIKTCVLLFNLPIICKMWYKYIVLFVFTTFEGTYSELSHAQCRIIHDKYSYKGIGSRNLLGGKVWPNNTVPYTLAQGFSKTDLSLIQSAMDEIENKTCVRWVPRNGEKSYVYIKNDERGCFAILGYNQYRRKHKLNLQRSNGFSSCMVSGIVQHEMLHILGYDHEQTRPDRDNYVKIHWDRIKRHSLNNYFKNIYDNATVIPPKCQPSSNATTFDDCYSGYTTDTFGYAYDYGSVMHYGLDDFQTSDNNTMDVLRFVPLGIEVGQRNGMTELDALKIKAKYKCDQQSTLSTTLPTQVTTKGSKNNCEDKWTYCDLLKKYCSFEYTGENCPKTCKKCPEDMKTTTTTSTTAITTTSDCLDKYATCSKYLSFCSDKIMTDNCPRSCKLCPEQGKTTTPEKVTTKKPDTNCVDLIPDCEGLKTFCSLRYVFKRCNATCDIC, from the exons ATGATccatattttaagtataaaaacgTGTGTCTTGCTCTTCAATTTACCAATAATTTGTAAGATGTGGTACAAGtacattgttttatttgttttcacaACATTTGAAGGAACGTATTCTG aactgAGCCATGCTCAATGTCGAATCATCCATGATAAGTATAGCTACAAGGGAATTGGATCAAGAAATCTTTTAGGAGGAAAGGTGTGGCCCAACAATACAGTTCCCTATACATTAGCTCAAGGATTCAGTAAGACGGATTTGAGTTTAATCCAATCTGCTATGgatgaaatagaaaataaaacatgtgTGCGATGGGTTCCTAGAAATGGAGAGAAAAGTTATGTATACATTAAGAACGATGAGAGAGGATGTTTTGCTATCCTTGGTTACAATCAATATAGACGAaagcataaattaaatttgcaaagaaGCAATGGATTCTCTTCTTGCATG gtCTCAGGAATTGTACAACACGAAATGCTTCATATACTTGGATATGATCATGAGCAAACACGACCTGACCGAGataattatgtcaaaatacATTGGGATAGGATTAAGAgacattctttaaataattattttaaaaacatttatgataATGCCACTGTCATACCACCCAAATGCCAACCCTCGTCAAATGCAACAACCTTTGATGATTGCTATTCAGGTTATACTACAGACACATTTGGGTATGCTTACGATTATGGATCTGTGATGCATTATGGATTAGATGA ttttcaaaCGTCAGATAATAATACAATGGATGTACTCAGATTTGTACCACTTGGAATTGAAGTTGGTCAAAGAAATGGAATGACAGAATTGgatgcattaaaaattaaagcaaaatataaatgCGATCAACAATCAACTCTTTCTACAACTCTCCCGACACAGGTTACAACAAAAGGTTCAAAGAATA ATTGTGAAGATAAATGGACATATTGTgacttattgaaaaaatattgttcctttGAATATACTGGTGAGAACTGTCCAAAAACATGTAAAAAGTGTCCAGAAGACATGAAGACTACAACAACAACTTCTACCACGGCTATTACAACCACTTCAG ATTGCTTGGACAAGTACGCAACTTGcagtaaatatttatctttttgttcaGATAAGATTATGACTGACAATTGTCCAAGATCATGTAAGTTGTGCCCTGAACAAGGAAAAACCACAACACCAGAAAAAGTAACAACTAAAAAGCCTGATACAA ACTGTGTTGACCTAATCCCAGATTGTGAAGGCTTGAAGACGTTTTGTTCTCTTCGTTACGTATTTAAAAGATGTAACGCAACTTGTGACATTTGTTGA